The Eschrichtius robustus isolate mEscRob2 chromosome 16, mEscRob2.pri, whole genome shotgun sequence DNA segment TCTTAAAGACCACTATAAAGATCAACTGAACTTACAATGTAAAAGAATCTGGTAGTCTCAACTGAGCCGTAGCCCTACTCTTGCTTGTCCCCCACATCGATAGACTGGAGTCACAGACCTGCATGTGTTCCCAGGTTCACTCTTTATCTGTGTCACCTCTGGAAAATCACTTAATGAGCATCTCCTAGAGCATCAGTCCCCTAATCTGTGGGGTGGGAATgtgagaagattaaatgaaatgcaAAGCTCCTGGATCAATAAATGTCACCTGCAAAATGCTTGGTGAATGAAATTCTGAAACGTACTGCTTTGTCTCTAGGAGAAAGTGGTTCATGGCTGGGCCTTCGGTTCTAAATAGCAAATTAAGGAGGAAAAGCCCCGGAATGCTCTGGACACCCCCTCCTAGCCCTCTCCACTCCACTGCCCACAGCTGAGTCAATGCCagtctccccttctcccctcacCAAGgacaaaagggaaggaaatgaggCCACTTCACTTGCTCTCTGACTGGATCTGTTTCCTCACCCGAGGTTGTGGGTGAGTCTGTCTGTCATCTAGTCTCTGCAGCAGCCTCTGTCCTCATAGGATCCTTCCAGAGGCCAGAGGACCTGCACCGCCAGGAAGGGCTCCCTGGTGGCCATGGAAACGTTTGAATCTGGCATCCCTGACCCTGGCATTTCGACTCGCTCTGGGTTGTGGGCCTGGGAGGCCCATGGAGCATGCTTGTTCTGGGAATATTCCCTCTCCAGCTAGTCTGCTCCAAATTCTATCACTAGTCTTTCAGAATATCTCTTTTTTTGGTGAATAAACTCTGTAGATTGTATTAAtgccaatttcctggttttgatattgcactatagttatgcaagatgttaccactgggggaCCCTGCGTAAAGGATACATGGAaccttcctcttcatttttttttccaactacctgtgaatctataattatttcaaaattaaaagtgtcTTGTTTAAAATCACCTTTTCAACTTCCTTTCTGTCCCCAGGCCACCCCGAGTCCAGGCTCTTATCACCTCCCTCTTGAACTCTTGCAACCCCCTCTTGGTTTTCCTTCTGTCTTTGGTCTTGGCACACACTAGTCCATCCGAAGAATCTCCAAGACCCCGATTCTGAGCTATCTCACCCTGAAATAACCACCAGAATCTACTCTCTGTTTGCTGGATTGAGATGGCACTCAAGACCCTCCAGACTTTTCCCATCTTacctgctacttttttttttttttttggcccatgCCGCAAGGCTTGCGGactcttagttctccgaccagggatcgagcctgtgccccctgcaatggaagcgtggagtcctaaccactggaccgccagggaattcccttacccGCTACTTTTTATTTTGCTCATGCCCTGCCTCCACACAGCATCCTCCTGCTCAGGAGGACGAGGCTGTCCCACCCCCTAATTCCAGAAATACCCATTCCCTTCTCCATTAACAGTAAAAGCCCATCTGAATTTCCCCTGATACTAAGACTTGCCCACCAGTTGAATGGGAGTAATAATTGGTCCCATGGCTCCTTGAAAGGATCCAATGTGATGACGACTGGAATAACGCCTTTAATAACGATTATCAGTAAATTCTTCAAGGGGAGGCCTGAGCAGAGACTGCATTACCTGCCCCCTACCCTCTGCGGCCACACAGCCTCAATGGCCAGACCCCCCTTAAATAGCCAGGCCGCGTCCTTCCGGTTGCCCGACGGTCAGGCCCCGCCCCTCGGGACGCGCCAACAAACAGGCCCCGCCCCCGGAGACGGACCAACGACCAGGCCGCGCCCCTCGGGACGCACTAAcggccaggccccgccccgcgTGCGTGCACCGCCCCGCGGAGACGTGCAGGCCCTCGCGAGGCCAGAGGCTGAGGTGGCAGTGACTCTGCCGACATGGAGCTGCTGCAGATGCCGGAGCTGATGGGGCTGTCGCTGTTGCTCGGGCTGCTGGCCCTGATGGCGACGGCGGCGGTAGCGCGGGGGTGGCTGCGCGCGGAGCAGGAGACGTGCGGCCGGTCCGCAGGTTAGTGGGGCGGGAGCGCGTGGGGGCGACCCGCCGGACCTGTCGCTCCCGGCCTCCCCGGGGCCCGACCGGCCGTTAGGGCCTGCGGGGGTGCCAGAGATCACCCACCTCCCTccggcctcagtttctcctcttgGGACATCAGTTTCACTTCGGGACGACCTGTTAGAACCTAGGTCCCGCGCTGCCCAGCTCTCCGTGGCCGAGGCTAAGCCGCCTTCCCTCGGAGCGTGAGCTTCTCCCCGGGGCTGCTACGGGGGCGCCAGGAAACTGTCCAGCGCGCTCCTTGTTCGTTATTTTCTGAAAACGGGGAGGAGGGGACGGACATTCATTTGTGAACGCTCTGGTTCCCCGACgtgcagcatttattgagtacctgctacCTCCTGTAGGCTTTGGGGTCTTTTCCTTTAGGGAGTCCAATGTCGGGTAAAAAAGAACAAGTGAAAATGTAAGTGAAAAATATAGTGTAGTACGTTTCATAGGAAGGTCGGTACTAGACACAGGAAACCCAAGGGTGGGAGTGGTCAGCCCTGCTTTTGTCGGTGGGCCGGGGGGGTGTCAAGTAGGGAACACCTGACACGGGGTCTTGAAGGATAGACGTGTAAGAGTTTGCCAGGAGGCCAAGAGAGGGCGAATATTCCTGGCAATGGCAACATGCGTGAAGCCAAGGAGTCCTGGAACAGCATTTGGTTTGACTGTAgtgtgaggggagagagagggcttGTTAGACAAGGCTGGAGAGGCAAGCAGAAGGCAGGCAGATTTGTCTTTGTATGTGGCCTCAGGAGTTTTCTTCCTGTAGGAATTGAGGAGCATCTGTAGCGATCTAACACATGCCAACTTTGCTTCTGGCCTGATTTTCAATTAAATTAGCTATTTGATACAAAAATGACTGGCACCATTTCCAGCACACGGGATGTACTCAACTCATGTCAACTACCTCTCACCTCTGGGTTCTCCCTGGGATTCCTTTGAGCCTTTTAATGCTTGTGTTGGGTACTGTGCTTgtcattttttatatattatctcaCCCAATTCTCAACTTCTCTTTTAGAAAACCAAGGCCCAGGGCAGTTACCTGAGATCAGGGTCACTAGATTCCAGTGTGCACATTATCCCCCACTTAGAGATGTCTGGCCAAGAATCTGCATTCCACTGGCCATTCTGTGTACCCGCTGAGCTGTGCCTGCCCAGAGAGGGCACCTTTTCTGATGTGCAACGAGGTGCTATATGGTTATGTTATGTACACCAACAGCAAGCAGCCTTCTCAGGATCACTCAGTGGTGGAGATGCAATCCAAACCCAGGTCTGCTTCCAAAgcctctgtttttttcccatatCCCTCTCTTCTTGAGGACAAGGGCCATATCTGGTCATCTCCTGTGCTTCCGTTCAGTGCCAATCGTAGGTGGTCAGTAAGTGCTTATTGAGTGAGTGAATGGACGAATGACATGGGCCTTCCTTATAGGCCAAAGAGCAAATGGATTTCCGCCTGACAAGTCCTTGAGATCCAAGAAGCAGAAACAACATCAGCGGATTCACAAGGAAAAGCCTCAGCAACACAACTTCACCCACCGCCTCCTGGCTGCAACACTGAAGGTACATGGTGCCCACGCACAGGACATGTATACAAAGACTCACACCCCTGTAGACTTTTCCTCTGTAGTGTTCTGTGCATGTTACAGACCCCTCTGCCTCTGACCAAAATCAGTGGGGATGCCCCATCCTGTCCCTTCTCATCACATCCCATCAGCAGCTTGCTGGTAATCTAAGCAACAGGGCCCCAGAATCGTGGCTGCATGGGTTTTCCCATTTGCCCAAGGGGTTCCTGTTCATACTTGCTGCAACTCTTCCCCTAGAGCCACAGTGGGAACATATCTTGCATGGACTTTAGCAGCAATGGCAAGTACCTGGCCACCTGTGCAGATGACCGTACCGTCCGCATCTGGAGCACCAAGGACTTCCTGCAGCGGGAGCACCGCAGCATGAGAGCAAATGTGGAGCTGGACCATGCCATCCTGGTGCGCTTCAGCCCTGACTGCAGGTGGGACAGGATGGAGCCCCAGGTTTGCCTGCAGAAGCCCTGACCCAGGCTTATGTCCTTCCCATACCTTGTTTGGGGTAGTGAGGGGGGACCCAGGGTCTCCCTTGAGGTGGCAGAAAGGGGACATCCAGACAGCTTGAACACTGCCTGGGGCTCCTTGGAGGGCTATGGAGCTACATAgcaaggaagcagagagaggaagatCTATTCTTCCTTGGGAAGTACCAAAGCCTGACTTCCAGAGTAGTCTTGGAAGCTCTAATGGTTTTCTAAACCCTAGAGAGAAGCTAAAGGAGCCAGAGCTATGAGAGGCTTACCTTGTAAGGAGTTTTAAGAGATTTTGAATGAAGGGTTTAAGTTGTGAGGCTGGACTATAAGTCCTGAAGGGAAATCTTGATTTTCCTCAGAGCCTGCCTAGCATAGGACCTGGCACACACAGGTCTCCATGCCCAAAGGAGtgagagacttgtctgctccTTGTCTCTAGAGCATTCATCGTCTGGCTGGCTAATGGAGATACCCTCCGTGTCTTCAAGATGACCAAGCGAGAGGATGGGGGCTATACTTtcacggccaccccagaggactTTCCTAAAAAGCACAAGGCAGCCATCGTCAATATTGGCATTGCTGACACAGGTGAGGCATTCAGAGGATGGAGCTTGCCCAAGGCAAGAGGGAATGGGCCCGGTTTTACTTACTGAGTGAGTGAATGCAGCCCGAGAGTTATGCTTAGCCCCGGTGTGACAAAAAGGGCCCTGGCTCTGGGCTCCCCTGGAGTCCTGGGAGCCACAGCAAGTCCCCTGGGGTAGGCAGGTAGTAGCCACAGTCTTCAGCCAAATCCTTATCTGTGGTGACCCTTGGCTTGGGAGGGAAGCGCGGATACATTACACTGGGCAGCGGACGTCTTCATAAGTCAGTCGATCAGGTCATGGACCTCAGCTCATGGCACTCCTCTCGCCCTTCAGGGAAGTTCATCATGACTGCTTCCAGTGACACAACTATCCTCATCTGGAATCTGAAAGGTCAGGTGCTGTCTACCATCAACACCAACCAGATGCACAATACATCTGCTGCTATATCCCCTTGTAGCAGGTGAGGAAGGAGGGACTTTGGCCTCGGGCATGGGCAGAGGTTGGGGCCGGGGGGCCGGGGACAGAGCAGAGAGCCAGCTTCAGAGAGCAGAAGGGGCAGGCAGTGTGGAATCAGGACACCTGGATTCAAGTCCTTAgtctctatttcttcatctatagTTTTTAAGAGGTTGGGGTCGGGGTACTATGTATCTTACAGTCTGGCTGTGAGGATGGACTGAGGTCATGTATAAAAGCAGTTTTCAAAGGTAGTGTTTTAGGTACAAGATTAATTAACTTTCTCAGGAGAAAGTTTTGGCGGATTTGCAGAAAAAGATGCCcttaaaattaagttttaatgCAACCTGGCTTGTGTGGCAGGTTTGTGGCCTCATGTGGCTTCACCCCAGATGTAAAAGTTTGGGAAGTCTGCTTTGGGAAAAAAGGGGACTTCCAGGAGGTTGTGCGAGCCTTTGAACTGAAGGGCCACTCTGCAGCCATCCACTGCTTCGCTTTCTCCAATGACTCCCGGAGGTGAGTGactcctctctgatttcttaCCCATGACTTGCAGCCCCTCTTGGTGCCCAGGATCCTTCTGCCGTTCTCTGCAGCGGCTCTGAAGTGGGGCGGGTGCCTGGCCCGCAGCAGGAAGTAGACGTAGCAGTGGAATTGGCTTCCTAGCTGGCGTCCCTAGCGCTGTCCCAGTGCCCTCCCCTCCAGGGTGTGTTGGGGCTAGAGCCGTGACTTTCCCTGCTGCAGGATGGCCTCTGTCTCCAAGGATGGTACGTGGAAACTGTGGGACACAGATGTGGAATACAAGAAGCAGCAGGACCCCTACTTGCTGAGGACGGGCCGTTTTGAAGAAGCGAGCGCCGTGCCGTGCCGCCTGGCACTCTCCCCGGATGCCCAGGTTTTGGCTTTGGCCAGTGGCAGCAGTATTCATCTCTATAATACCCGGCGGGGTGAGAAGGAGGAGTGCTTCGAGCAGGTCCATGGGGAGTGTATCAGTGACTTGTCCTTTGACGTCACTGGCCGGCTTCTGGCCTCCTGTGGGGACCGGGCAGTGCGGCTCTTCCACAACACCCCTGGCTACCGGGCAGTGGTGGAAGAAATGCAGGGCCTCCTGAAGCGGGCCTCCAATGAGAGCACCCGCCAGAGGCTACAGCAGCAGCTGACGCAGGCCCAGGAGGCCCTGAAGAGCCTGGGtgccttgaggaaatgactctGGGAGGGCACAGCAGGAAGGATCTGGCCTTCTGCCTTCGCTGCCGCGGCTTTTCCCAGGTACTCCCCAGCTGGAAGCCTTTTGAAAGGGGTGTGCTGATTTTCTTAATAGTgactcttttctcctctttcccacTGAAACTATTCTTGCCTACTTAGATCTCTCTCCCTTCTTGCTGGTGTGACTCCGGCCTTACTTGACCTCCCAGGCCAACGACCAaggtgcttttctttttcctgggcccAAGGGGTGGAATCTGTCTTCACCGGGCATGAGGAGAGTGGTaattagaagagaaagagagaacatgGTCTTTGACCTTGTGGCAACACACCCTGCTATCCAAAGAAGCGTGtaattgtgggacttccctgacggtccagtggttaagactctgcgctcccaatgcagggggcctgggtttgatccctggtcggggaactaagaaaaaaaaaaaaaaaaaaagacaaagaagcttGTAATTGTGGAGGCAAAACCTAGGGAACACCTGAGTACTAACCAGCAGTCTTGAAGGGATAGGAGGTTGGGATATCTTCCAATTCCATAACTGTGGTATGGCTCAGGGAAAGGCTGATCTTAACCCAGCAAAGCGCCTAACTTCATCAAAAAGTGAT contains these protein-coding regions:
- the TBL2 gene encoding transducin beta-like protein 2, producing the protein MELLQMPELMGLSLLLGLLALMATAAVARGWLRAEQETCGRSAGQRANGFPPDKSLRSKKQKQHQRIHKEKPQQHNFTHRLLAATLKSHSGNISCMDFSSNGKYLATCADDRTVRIWSTKDFLQREHRSMRANVELDHAILVRFSPDCRAFIVWLANGDTLRVFKMTKREDGGYTFTATPEDFPKKHKAAIVNIGIADTGKFIMTASSDTTILIWNLKGQVLSTINTNQMHNTSAAISPCSRFVASCGFTPDVKVWEVCFGKKGDFQEVVRAFELKGHSAAIHCFAFSNDSRRMASVSKDGTWKLWDTDVEYKKQQDPYLLRTGRFEEASAVPCRLALSPDAQVLALASGSSIHLYNTRRGEKEECFEQVHGECISDLSFDVTGRLLASCGDRAVRLFHNTPGYRAVVEEMQGLLKRASNESTRQRLQQQLTQAQEALKSLGALRK